CTCCCAGGGGAACGACGATGGCATCGAATGGCCCGGCATCGTCGAGCAGTTCGAGCGCCGCAGTTCCGGCGCCGGCGACGATGCGCGGGTCGTCGAACGGCGGCACGACCGTCGCGCCTTTCTCGGCGGCGATCTGGGCCGCAATCTCTTCCCGATGCGAGCGCTTCCGCTCGTAGAGCACGATCTCGGCCCCGTACGCTCGCGTTGCGGCGAGCTTCACGGACGGCGCGTCGGCCGGCATAACGATCGTTGCCGGCGTCCCGAAGAGGCGCGCGGCAAGGGCCACGCCTTGCGCGTGATTGCCGCTGGAGAAGGCCACGACCCCGCGCTGCCGCGCTTGCGGTGAAAGAGAGGCTAATAAATTGTACGCCCCTCGAAACTTGAACGCGCCCATCCGCTGAAAACTCTCGCACTTGAGAACGATCTGCATGCCGCTGAGGGCGTCAAGCGTCTGCGACGTAAGAACGGGCGTGCGGTGCGCGACGCCCGCCAGTCGCGACGCGGCGGTGCGAACGTCGTCGAAGCTTACGAGCCGGTCGATTGGGGCGCCATGTGGAAGCTCCAGTTCACGACCTTTCCGTTCTCGTCGAATCGCATGAGCTCGACGTATTCCCGCTTCTGAAATTTCAGGTCAAAGCAGTGCCAACCCGGCGTGCAATTTGCGGGCGTCTCCTTGAGCGAAAGCAGCTTACCCTGCGCGTTGAGCTCGTCGGACCACTGCGCCACCTGAACGCGTGTGATCGTTATTCCGCTGCCGATGTCATTTTGGACTGGTCGAAAGTCGTTGGCAATGACGGCGTTCGTAATACGCTCGGCTTCGCGTTCGTTTCTGTTTTGAAACGAACAACCGGTAAGAACCGACAACGCGACGAAGCTTGCCGCGCACCTCTGCCACCACCGCATTACGCGACGGCCTCCTCATCGAGGCGGGCCGAAAACGGCACGAACTTCAGTTGCGGATTCCACTCCATAGCGAGCCGCACGCTCCATTCGC
This Candidatus Eremiobacterota bacterium DNA region includes the following protein-coding sequences:
- a CDS encoding pyridoxal-phosphate dependent enzyme; protein product: MDRLVSFDDVRTAASRLAGVAHRTPVLTSQTLDALSGMQIVLKCESFQRMGAFKFRGAYNLLASLSPQARQRGVVAFSSGNHAQGVALAARLFGTPATIVMPADAPSVKLAATRAYGAEIVLYERKRSHREEIAAQIAAEKGATVVPPFDDPRIVAGAGTAALELLDDAGPFDAIVVPLGGGGLLSGTAIAAHARNAAISIYGVEPQTGDDFARSLARGERITIDVPQTIADGLQTTAPGVLTFEIARGHVSGIVTVSDAELREAMRFAFERMKLVVEPSGAAALAALLQQRIPSLAGKRVGAIISGGNIDPARYGELLRDVTAGDVLS